The sequence CCTTATTCGCATAGGACGCCTCATAAAAATGGTTAAACAGCACCTCGAAGACGGGATACTTGATGTTTTTTACGTTTGCATAGTCAACAAAATCCGCGTCGCGCAATGCGCTCAACAGGGACGCGTTTTCCGCGTAAAGATTGCGTCCAGTCGCCCCCTCCACTCCGGTAAATTCATGCACGGCGGAGGGATCGATATATAACGTATTAATAAATCGTCGATCACTAGGGCTGTATGGACTGTTGTTAGTACCTACATCCGGAAGCAATGCGTGCAGAGGGTTCAAACCTATTAGGTCAGCGCCGGCATCCGCGGCATGAGTTATAAGCGCCTTCAAGTCTGAAAAATCGCCTATTCCCCAGTCGTTGGCCGAGCGAAGTGTGTAAAGCTGTACAATAAACCCCCACAGCTTCTCTCCAGTTTCCAACCAGGATGGCTGATGGACAGCACTTGGCGCTACGGCGAGACATGCCTCTATCTCGGTCAGTTCCTCTGCATCGGACAGTTTGACTGCGGGGTCATCGGGTGACGATGACATTGACAATGTAAGCGTGTAATACCCAGGTTCGATAACATTGGTAGCAATCTGTCTGCGCGAGTAGCGCGCATTCTCGTAAACGTAGTCGCCTACCTCTGGCACATCCTTAGGCAGTGATGCTCCCTTATCGATCACCTTTTGATTGTTGTCACGTAACTCCCAAGAGAGCTCTTTGGCCAATCGCGCAGGATGGAGATTGACGTAAAAACTCGCTGGCTGACTCGGATCGCAAAGTACGCAGGTCTGCAGCGGCGGTAGGAAGTGGCGCCAGGGGCCTACGTCCAGTTCATAAGCCGCTTGCGCTATCGCTTGCGGGTTGGAGATGTCCTGCCCCATCGTTTCGAGCAGATTTAGCCTGTTTTCGACGGGCACCGTGACGTGTTCGCCTCGATAGTTAAAATAATCACTAGCGATTCCGCGCCAGTAAAACAGACGATCCAAGTCACTCATAGAGTTTCAGCCCGCATATCGTTTTATCGTGGAATACTGCAAACTAAGCGCCAAATATTACAAAACGCTTATCACGTGTCTACCGTGTAACACCCGAAGCCAGCATACCGAAGCCATCCAGGAGGAAAAACACGGGTTATAGGGACAAGCAGTTGCAATCGCAAATCAACAAACGCTTAGAACGTTTTACACCTAGACCGTTCACTATGCGCCCGACTAACGGGCTTTGGCAATATTGCGCTGACATTTTTATTCTAATAAGCCATAGATAATGTCCTATAACGCTTATGAATATTAGCAAAACTCTGTAGCTTTATTTGTTAAGCATCGGGTTTGCGAATAACGCAACTCGCGTTCGGAGGCTAACCACAAATACGAGGCAAAAAAAAACGCCGGATGCGATCCGGCGTTTCTTATGAGAGGCTAAGAGCGAAATTAATCTTCCGCGCTTACGTCCGTTTCAGCAACTGGCTCAGGGCGACCAACCAGCTCTACGTAAGCCATTGGTGCTTTATCACCAGCGCGGAACCCGCACTTCATAATTCGCAAATATCCGCCTGGACGACCTTCGTAACGAGGACCCAGCTCATTAAAGAGCTTACCAACGGTGGATTTATTGCGAAGGCGATCGAAAGCCAAACGACGATTAGCGACGCTATCCACTTTAGATAAAGTGATCAGCGGTTCGGCGTAACGACGCAGTTCTTTCGCTTTCGGCAGTGTTGTTTTAATCAGCTCGTGTTCAACCAGCGAAGACACCATGTTGCGGAACATCGCCTTTCGGTGCGAGCTGTTTCTGTTTAATTGACGTCCACTATGACGATGACGCATGATTCTTACCCTTTACCTGATTGCTATCTCAGCAAGTCAATCTCTACATCCAGCCAACGGCTGAACATCTTAGTCGTTGTTTTTCAAACTGGCTGGAGGCCAGTTCTCGAGTCGCATTCCCAAAGACAGCCCGCGTGAAGCAAGAATATCTTTGATTTCTGTAAGCGACTTTTTACCAAGGTTTGGCGTTTTCAACAGCTCAACTTCAGTACGCTGGATAAGATCGCCAATGTAGTAAATGTTTTCCGCTTTCAGACAGTTGGCCGAACGTACTGTCAGTTCGAGGTCGTCTACCGGACGCAGAAGTACTGGATCGATTTGATCTTCCTTCTGTTCTGGTTCAACTTCCTTCTCACCTTCCAGATCAACGAACACCGCCAGCTGCTGCTGAAGGATGGTCGCTGCACGACGGATAGCCTCTTCTGGATCGATAGTACCGTTGGTCTCCAGATCCAGCACCAGCTTGTCCAAGTCGGTACGCTGTTCAACACGCGCACTTTCAACCGTGTAAGCCAAACGGCGAACCGGGCTGAACGATGCGTCTAACTGCAACCGGCCAATTGCGCGAGTTTCGTCTTCATCAGACTGGCGCGCATCAACCGGCTGGTAGCCGCGACCACGGGCAATCGTGAGTTTCATGTCGAGCGTCACGTCACCAGTGATGTTGGCAATAACCAGCTCAGGGTTCGCGATTTCAACATCGTGATCCAGCTGAATGTCTGCACCCGTTACGACACCGGGACCCTGCTTAACAAGCGACAGGGTAGTGGTGTCCTTGCCGTGCATAACAACAGCGAGATTTTTGATGTTGAGAAGAATCTCGATTACATCTTCGCGAACGCCTTCAATAGCACTGTACTCGTGCTGAACTCCAGCGATCTCAACTTCGGTTACTGCGCAACCTGGCATGGAAGACAGCAGAATTCTGCGCAACGCATTACCCAGGGTATGACCGAAACCGCGCTCCAATGGCTCGAGAACCACCTTCGCTCGAGTCGGCGCGAGCTCTGTTACATCAATATGACGAGGTGTCAAAAATTCGTTCACTGCGCTCTGCATATAAGTACCTGTAGTTGAAATATTCCTATAAAAAACTCAATGGAGAGAATTACTTAGAGTAAAGCTCAACAATGAGGTTTTCGTTAATATCGGCTGGCAAGTCAACGCGATCAGGAACTCGTTTAAAAGTACCCTCTTTTTTATCTGCGTTTACATCGACCCACTCGACATCAGGACGCTGAGCAGCAATACCTAACGCATTTTGGATGCGAAGCTGATTTTTGGACTTCTCGCGAACCGCAATGACATCACCTTCACTAACTTTGTAGGAAGGGATATTCAAGGCTTTACCGTTAACCAGAATAGCCTTGTGAGAAACCAACTGACGAGACTCAGCGCGAGTTGCACCGAAACCCATACGATAAACAACGTTATCGAGACGGCTTTCGAGCAATTTCAGCAGGTTCTCACCCGTTGCGCCCTTAAGACGTGCAGCTTCTTTATAGTAGCTACGGAATTGCTTTTCCAGCAATCCATAGGTACGACGTACTTTTTGCTTTTCGCGCAACTGAACACCGTAGTCAGACAAACGACCACGACGCTGGCCATGCTGACCAGGAGCAGTTTCGGCTTTGCATTTGCTTTCTAAAGGTCTTACACCACTTTTCAGGAACAGATCTGTTCCTTCGCGGCGAGACAGTTTACAAGTTGGACCTAAATAACGTGCCACGGGGACTCCTCCTTATACTCGACGCTTCTTGGGTGGACGACAACCGTTATGAGGAATAGGCGTCACATCAGTAATGTTGGTAATTTTATAGCCAACATTGTTCAGTGCGCGTACGGCGGATTCACGACCAGGACCAGGGCCCTTAACTTCTACGTCGAGATTCTTCAGACCGTATTCCTGCGCTGCTTGACCAGCGCGCTCGGCTGCAACCTGTGCGGCGAACGGAGTGCTCTTACGAGAACCGCGGAAACCTGAACCACCAGCAGTGGCCCAAGACAGTGTATTACCCTGACGATCAGTGATCGTCACGATAGTGTTATTAAACGAGGCATGAATATGCGCAATACCATCGACAACCGTCTTTTTGACTTTCTTCTTTGTCGTGGTTTTACTTGGCTTAGCCATAGCATTATTTCCCGAACAATATAAATGAATTTACAAATATCCGCTGCGATTACTTTTTAATCGGCTTACGAGGACCTTTACGTGTACGTGCATTGGTTTTGCTGCGCTGACCACGAACTGGCAAGCTGCGACGATGACGTAACCCACGGTAGCAACCGAGGTCCATCAAGCGCTTGATATTCATGGAAATTTCACGGCGCAAATCACCTTCAACCGTGTGCTTGGCGACTTCTGCGCGGATCTCATCCATTTTTGCGTCGTCGAGAGCACTGATTTTGGTGGATTCCGCAACGCCGGTAGCAGCACAAATCTGCTTGGCGGTTGTTTTACCAATCCCGAACACGTAAGTCAGGGAAATAACGGCATGCTTATGGTCTGGTATGTTGACACCAGCTATACGAGCCATCCAATTTACTCCAAAAAGATACGATATGCAGTGTTGACGGCGGTTAATACCACCCACTACGCCGAAAGGGCGCGAAGGATAGCGATAAAACCACCAAATTGCAATAGCAAAGCCGTTTCCAGCCATGCGACAGTCAACACCTCCAATTTATCAGAGCAGGAACTCTGAAAGGCTCTGCGCGGAGCGCAGCACCCAAGTACACCAATCGCTTAACCTTGACGCTGCTTATGACGGGGCTCTGCGCTACAAATTACACGCAGAACGCCTTTGCGACGTACGATTTTGCAATTACGGCAAACTTTTTTTACTGATGCACGAACTTTCATTGTATTGACCTCAAACTAGGCGCGGCTTAGCGGCCGCGTCCATAACTCTGCAAATTAGCCTTTTTCATCACAGAATCGTACTGGTGAGACATCAGGTGAGATTGCACCTGAGACATAAAGTCCATCACAACCACGACTACGATCAGCAATGAGGTACCACCAAGATAGAAAGGCACGTTGGCAGACACCATTAAAAACTGTGGCAGCAGCGCTACAGCAGCAATATAAACCGAGCCTACCACTGTCAGTCGGGTAAGCACGTTGTCGATGTATTTAGCCGACTGCTCGCCCGGACGTATGCCTGGAATGTAGGCTCCGCCGCGCTTGAGGTTATCGGCAACCTCTTTCGGGTTATACATCATCGCGGTATAAATGAAGCAAAATGCAACAATCAATACAGCGAAAATAACGAAGTTAAGCGGTTGACCAGGACCGATCATCAGCGCGACTTCTTGCAGAATTTCTGCGGCCTTGCCTTCGCTCGCATTGCCAAACCACTGAGCGATGGACGCAGGAAACAGAAGTATACTGCTGGCAAAAATGACAGGAATAACACCCGCCATATTGATCTTAAGTGGTAAATGGCTGGTTTGCGCTGGCCCCTGCCCCATTCGTCCCGCGGCCTGCCGACGCGCGTACTGAATGGTGATGCGACGCTGACCACGCTCCATTCGAACCACAAACCAAACAATTGCAACAGCCGCAAACAACAAAGCCAACAACATCAGTACGTGGAGATCACCTTGTCGCGCGCTTTCGAATGCTTGACCAACGGCAGAAGGTAAACCTGCAACAATCCCGGCAAAAATCAGCATGGATATGCCGTTACCGATACCACGCTCGGTTACCTGCTCGCCCAGCCACATCATAAAGACAGAACCAGTAACCAGCGAGGTAACCGCGATCAGGTAAAAGCTGAACACTGGCATTCCAGCGTACGCCATACCCTGACCGGACATTCCAGCAACCATTACAAACGCCTGCACCGTAGCTAAAGCAACGGTTAGGTAGCGCGTGTACTGGCTAATCTTGCGACGGCCGGATTCACCTTCTTTCTTGAGCGCTTCTAACGATGGGGTTACCGAGCTCATCATCTGCATAATGATAGATGCAGAAATGTAGGGCATGATTCCCAGCGCGAGAATACTCATACGCTCAAGGGCACCACCTGAGAACATGTTGAACATGCCCAGGATAGTACCCTGATTCTGGTTGAACAGCTGCGCTACCTGCTCCGGGTCAATCCCCGGTACAGGAATGTGCGTTCCCAGACGATAAACAACAATCGCCAAAAATAAAAATTTTAGGCGAGCCCAAAGCTCGCCTAAACCTTTCTGACCACCTAGAGGCATGTTACCCGGCGTTGCCATTCAACCCTCTCTATTCTGTCGGTTACGACTCTAAGCCGCTTATTCTTCTATTTTACCACCAGCCGCTTCAATGGCTGCTTTGGCGCCTTTGGTTACCGCCAGACCTTTTACAGTAACGGCTTTCTTCAGCTCACCAGACAAAAAGATTTTTGCTCGTTTGATGCTTGCAGTGATCAGGTCGGCTTTAAGCAGCGCATCCAGATCAATCACATCCGCCTCAACTTTGTTGAGCTCAGACAAACGGATTTCAGCGGAAACGCGGCCAATACGGCTGGTAAAACCGTACTTAGGCAGACGCTTCTGCAAAGGCATCTGACCACCTTCAAAGCCTGGCTTCACACTACCGCCGGAACGAGACTTCAAACCTTTGTGACCACGGCCAGCTGTTTTGCCCAGACCGGAACCAATACCGCGACCAACGCGCTTGCGCGATGTTACACGGCCAGGAGCTGGACTCAAAGTGTTTAAACGCATCTTACTCTTCCTCAACCTTAACCATGTAATTCACTTTGTTGATCATACCGCGTACAGAAGGCGTATCTTCAACCTCCACGGTGTGACCAATACGACGCAAGCCAAGACCGCGTACGCAAGCCTTGTGCGCTTCGAGGCGACCTGAAGCGCTTTTATACTGAGTTACTTTAAGCGTTTTCTTAGCCATGATTTTCTCACTTTAAATCGGCGCTGACTCTAGTATCGCAATCGCGATATTAGTTCAAAATATCTTCTACTGATTTACCACGCTTGGCAGCAACAGCATCAGGAGAGGCCATCGCACGCAGCGCTTCGAAGGTTGCACGAACCACGTTTACCGGGTTGGTCGAGCCGTAGCACTTTGCCAATACGTTCTGTACACCAGCGATTTCCAATACCGAGCGCATGGCACCACCAGCAATTACACCGGTACCTTGCGATGCAGGCTGCATATACACCTTAGATGCACCGTGACGGCCTTTAGTTGGGTACTGGATGGTATCACCGTTCAGTTCAACCTGGATCATGTTGCGGCGTGCGGATTCCATTGCCTTTTGAATCGCGATAGGCACTTCACGCGCTTTACCACGACCAAAACCCACTTTTCCGTTGCCATCGCCAACCACTGTCAGAGCGGTGAAGGCAAAGATACGGCCACCTTTTACAGTTTTTGCTACGCGGTTCACCTGAACCAGCTTTTCCTGTAAACCTTCGGCGGTGCTCTCTTCTTTTTTAATCTGCTGCGACATAATCTAACCTTTAGAATTCCAAGCCGCTTTCACGAGCGGCGTCTGCCAGTGCTTTAACTCGACCGTGGAATTTGAAACCACTACGGTCAAACGCGACTTTGGTAACACCCGCGGCCTTAGCGCGCTCGGCAATTAATTTGCCCACGGCTGTAGCAGCTTCTATATTACCGGTTGCACCACTGCGCAAGTCTTTGTCCAGCGTGGACGCGCTGGCAAGAACCTTGTCACTTTCCGGGGAGATAATCTGCGCGTAAATGTGACGAGGAGTTCTGTTGACGCAAAGACGAGTTTCACGCAGCTCACGAATTTTTGAGCGGCTGCGTGTTGCACGGCGTATTCTGGATTGCTTCTTAGCGTTCATATCTAAAACCTACTGTTAGCTTACCGATCTACGGCTTACTTCTTCTTAGCTTCTTTACGACGTACAAATTCGTCAGCGTAACGCACACCCTTACCTTTGTAAGGCTCTGGCGGACGGAAAGCACGCACTTCGCTAGCAACCTGCCCTAGCAACTGCTTATTTGCACTCTTCAGCAAGATTTCGGTTTGCGAAGGAGTTTCTGCAGTTACGCCTTCTGGCAAGTCGTAATCGATTGGGTGAGAAAAACCCAGTGTCAGGTTCAGCGTACTACCGGATGCTTTAGCACGGTAACCAACGCCGTTCAGGACAAGTTTTCTCTCAAAGCCCTGGCTCACGCCAGTGACCATATTGTTTACCAGGGCACGCATGGTACCAGCCATCGCACGCGAAGCTTTGGCGCCATCACGAGCGGCAAACGTAACTACGTTATCTTCAATTTTCAGCTCAACGCTATCGTGGATCTGAATCGCCAACTGGCCTTTACCACCTTTTACAGTGACGTCCTGACCGTTTTGCTTTAATTCAACACCGCTAGGCAGTTGAACTGGACTCTTTGCAACGCGAGACATATTGGTTACCCGTCTTAATACTTTTCCTAAAACTGTTTAGAAAACAGTACAAATAATTTCGCCACCAACGCCAGCTGCGCGAGCTGCGCGATCGGTCATGACACCCTTACTGGTGGACACGATGGCAATTCCCAAGCCGCCGCGAACAGTTGGCAGCTCGTCTTTACCTGCGTAAGCACGCAATCCAGGACGGCTAATGCGATCCAATTCTGCGATTACCGGCTTACCTTCGAAATATTTAAGGTCAATGGTCAATTCAGCTTTAACGCCGTCTGTAGCGGAAAAGCCCGCAACATAACCTTCTTCTGTCAAAACGTTTGCGACGCTCTTCTTCAACTTGGAAGAAGGCATAGTCACAGAGGTTTTACCGACCATTTGTGCATTGCGAATGCGCGTCAGCATATCCGCGATAGGGTCTTGCATACTCATAAAATTCTGCTCCTACTCGTAGCCTGGATTACCAGCTAGCTTTAACCAGGCCTGGTACGTCGCCGCGCATTGCAGCTTCGCGCAATTTGTTTCGACACAGACCGAACTTGCGGTAAACCGCATGAGGACGACCAGTAACACGACAACGACGCTGACCGCGCGCTGCACTGCTGTCACGCGGCAGCTTCTGCAGCTTGATCATTGCTTCCCAAACTTGATCATCGGAAGACTCAACGCTGCTGATAATCGCTTTCAGCTCTTCGCGCTTTGCAGCGTATTTATCGACAGCTTTCGCGCGCTTAACTTCACGGGCGATCATTGATTTCTTAGCCATTTATAATCAACTCCTAACCTTTGAACGGGAAGCTAAACGCTTTAAGTAAAGCGCGGCCTTCTTCGTTAGTACGAGCAGTAGTAGAGATACAGATATCCAAACCACGCAGCTTGTCCACTTTGTCGTAATCGATCTCTGGGAAAATGATTTGCTCATTTACACCCATAGAGAAGTTTCCGCGACCGTCAAACTGCTTGGGGCTGATACCGCGAAAGTCGCGCACTCGAGGAATCGCGATACTTACCAGGCGATCCAGGAATTCGTACATACGCTCGCGACGCAGAGTCACTTTACAGCCAACCGGCCAACCTTCACGTACTTTAAAACCAGCGATAGATTTGCGTGCTTTGGTAATAACCGGCTTTTGACCTGCGATTTTCTCGAGGTCAGCAACAGCGTTTTCCAAAACTTTCTTATCGCCGATAGCTTCACCAACACCCATGTTAAGAGTGATTTTGGTAATGCGCGGAATTTCCATTACGTTTGCTACACCAAGCTCTTCTTTAAGCTTGGGAGCGATTTCGTTGAGATACTTTTCTTTAAGCCTTGCCATTCTTCTTCACCCAGTACGCTTATGCGTCAATAGCATTGCCGTCGGATTTGAAAACTCGAATTTTGTTTCCGTCTTCCAACACTTTAAATCCAACACGATCCGCTTTTTGGGTGCTTGGATTGTAGATAGCGACGTTTGATACCTGAATCGGGGCTTCTTTCTCAACGATACCACCAGCTACGCCTAGCTGAGGGTTCGGCTTCTGATGTTTTTTGATCATCTGAATGCCGGAGACGATGACTCGATTATCAGGCAGTACGCGGGTCACTTTTCCGCGCTTACCTTTATCACGACCGGTGATTACCACCACTTCGTCATTACGTTTAATTTTGCGCATAACCTTAAATATCCTCTTGACCTCGGTGCAGCCGATTACAGTACTTCGGGTGCCAGAGAGATAATCTTCATAAACTTTTCACCACGCAGTTCACGGGTTACCGGGCCGAAGATACGAGTACCTACAGGGGCTTCCTGATTGTTCAGCAGTACCGCTGCGTTGTCGTCGAAACGGATAATGGAACCGTCCGGGCGACGCACACCTTTTTTGGTGCGCACAACAACTGCCTTCATTACTTGGCCTTTTTTAACCTTACCGCGAGGAATCGCTTCCTTGACGGTAACTTTAATAACATCGCCGACGCGGGCATAGCGACGGTGGGAGCCACCCAACACCTTGATACACATTACGCGACGCGCGCCACTGTTATCGGCTACGTCCAAATAAGTTTCTGTTTGAATCATCGTCTTTCTCCGAAACTCTAACTCGGCGGGTGACTGTTACACCGGCCGCTGCCGATTCACTTAAATTCGCGTCGCGCGCTCTTCGATCTTAACCAAAGTCCAGGACTTGGTTTTCGAAAGAGGACGTGACTCAGCGATAGTTACGGTATCGCCCTGGTTACATTCGTTGTTTTCGTCATGAGCTTTAATCTTGGTAGATTTGCTCACGTATTTGCCGTAGACCGGGTGCTTTACGCGACGCTCAATCAAAACAACAACGGATTTATCCATTTTGTCGCTAACAACCTTGCCAGTTAGCGTACGTACCAATTTTTCTGCTTCAGCCATTCTCGTTACCTACGCTCTTACTTAGTTGCCGCTTTCTGGCGCAGAACCGTTTTAATGCGAGCAATGTCGCGACGGGTTTGCTTCACCAAATGGGTTTGATTCAGCTGGCCAGTAGACTTTTGCATGCGAAGCTTAAATTGCGCTTCCAACTGAGTGAGCAGTTCTTGCTTCAGCTCATCAACTGACTTTTCGTTAAGTTCACTTGCTTTCATCACATCACCGACCGCTTAACAAAAGTTGTGTTCAAAGGCAGTTTTGCTGCTGCCAGCGCAAAAGCTTCGCGGGCCAGTTCTTCAGAAACACCTTCCATTTCATAAAGAACTTTTCCTGGCTGGATTTGCGCTACCCAGTACTCAACGTTACCTTTACCTTTACCCTGACGAACTTCCAGCGGCTTTTCAGTAATAGGTTTGTCTGGAAATACTCGGATCCAGATTTTACCGCCACGCTTAACGTGACGAGTCATTGCACGACGGGCCGCTTCGATTTGACGCGCAGTAATGCGTCCACGAGCTACCGCTTTGAGTCCGAATTCACCAAAGCTAACTTTGGAGCCGCGTTGCGCCAAGCCGCGATTGCGCCCCTTCATTTGCTTACGGAATTTTGTACGCTTTGGTTGCAGCATTTGCCTAACCCTTATTCGTCAAAACTGTTAACTTCGAGCGCTTACTTAGCGCCTTTTTTCTTAGGAGCAGACTCGGCTTCTTCCAGTCCACCAATAATTTCGCCTTTGAAGATCCACACTTTTACACCAATGATGCCGTAAGTGGTGGACGCTTCTGCAGTAGCGTAGTCGATATCTGCACGCAGAGTGTGCAGAGGTACACGACCTTCACGGTACCATTCGGTACGCGCAATCTCAGCACCGCCGAGACGACCGCTAACCTGGATTTTCACACCTTCTGCACCCTGACGCATTGCGTTCTGCACGGCACGCTTCATAGCGCGACGAAACATTACGCGACGCTCGAGCTGCTGAGCAACGCTTTGCGCTACCAGTACGCCATCCAGATCGGGCTTGCGAATTTCTTCGATGTTGATGTGAACGGGAACACCCATCTGCTTGCTGATTTGAGCACGCAGCTTTTCTACATCTTCACCTTTTTTACCAATAACGATGCCTGGACGCGCAGTGTGAATGGTTACACGCGCAGTGTTTGCAGGACGCTCGATATCTACACGACTCACCGAAGCGTGAGACAATACCTTTTGGATATAGGCACGCACTTTCAAGTCTTCGTTCAGCTTATCTGCATAGTCACCCTTGCTGGCATACCAGGTAGAGGTGTGCTTCTTAACAATGCCGAGACGGATGCCTGTTGGATGTACTTTCTGACCCATAAGTCTTCTCTCTTACTGATCCGCTACTTTAACGGTGATGTGGCATGTACGCTTGAAGATACGGTCAGCACGACCCTTCGCGCGCGGACGAATGCGCTTCATCGTTAAACCTTCATCCACGAAAATAGTGGACACCTTCAGCTCATCAACGTCGGCACCTTCGTTGTGCTCGGCATTGGCAATCGCCGATTCCAAAACCTTCTTGATGACTGCAGCACCTTTTTTAGTGCTGAACGCCAACAAATCCAACGCTTCTTCAACTGATTTACCGCGAATCTGGTCTGCCACCAAGCGCGCCTTTTGCGCAGACAAGCCAGCACCGCGTAATTTAGCTGCAACTTCCATCACTAATTCCTCGCTGACGCGCGCTTAGCGCTTCGCTTTCTTATCTGCAACATGACCACGGTAAGTGCGGGTAGCCGCAAACTCACCCAATTTGTGTCCGACCATCTCTTCGCTAACCAGGACAGGCACGTGTTGACGTCCATTGTGGACAGCGATAGTCAGACCCACCATCTCTGGCAGAATCATCGAACGACGAGACCAGGTTTTAATGGGACGACGATCATTTTTTTCCGCCGCAACTTCCACTTTTTTCAAAAGATGGTGGTCAATAAAAGGACCTTTCTTCAGTGAACGTGGCACTGCACTTTCCTCTTTTAGCTATTTAGTCGGCGCTTATTTCTTGTTGCGACGACGAACAATCATCTTGTCAGTACGCTTATTGCTGCGTGTTTTATAACCCTTGGTAGGAGTACCCCATGGAGACACAGGATGACGACCACCAGAGGTACGTCCCTCACCACCACCATGTGGGTGATCAACCGGGTTCATCGCAACACCGCGAACGGTTGGGCGTACACCACGCCAGCGCTTAGCACCAGCCTTACCCAGCGAACGCAAACTGTGTTCGCTGTTTGAAACTTCGCCCAGAGTCGCGCGACACTCAACTTCTACTTTACGCATCTCACCGGAGCGTAAACGCAGAGTGGCGTACTGACCTTCGCGAGCAACCAACTGTACCGAAGCACCCGCAGAGCGAGCCAACTGAGCACCTTTACCAGGCTTCAGTTCGATACAGTGAATAACGCTACCCACTGGAACATTGCGCAGCGGCAGAGTGTTGCCCACTTTGATCGCAG comes from Teredinibacter turnerae and encodes:
- the rpmD gene encoding 50S ribosomal protein L30, which translates into the protein MAKKTLKVTQYKSASGRLEAHKACVRGLGLRRIGHTVEVEDTPSVRGMINKVNYMVKVEEE
- the rplQ gene encoding 50S ribosomal protein L17, translating into MRHRHSGRQLNRNSSHRKAMFRNMVSSLVEHELIKTTLPKAKELRRYAEPLITLSKVDSVANRRLAFDRLRNKSTVGKLFNELGPRYEGRPGGYLRIMKCGFRAGDKAPMAYVELVGRPEPVAETDVSAED
- the rpmJ gene encoding 50S ribosomal protein L36 — encoded protein: MKVRASVKKVCRNCKIVRRKGVLRVICSAEPRHKQRQG
- the rplF gene encoding 50S ribosomal protein L6, which encodes MSRVAKSPVQLPSGVELKQNGQDVTVKGGKGQLAIQIHDSVELKIEDNVVTFAARDGAKASRAMAGTMRALVNNMVTGVSQGFERKLVLNGVGYRAKASGSTLNLTLGFSHPIDYDLPEGVTAETPSQTEILLKSANKQLLGQVASEVRAFRPPEPYKGKGVRYADEFVRRKEAKKK
- the rpsH gene encoding 30S ribosomal protein S8, producing MSMQDPIADMLTRIRNAQMVGKTSVTMPSSKLKKSVANVLTEEGYVAGFSATDGVKAELTIDLKYFEGKPVIAELDRISRPGLRAYAGKDELPTVRGGLGIAIVSTSKGVMTDRAARAAGVGGEIICTVF
- the rpsM gene encoding 30S ribosomal protein S13; translation: MARIAGVNIPDHKHAVISLTYVFGIGKTTAKQICAATGVAESTKISALDDAKMDEIRAEVAKHTVEGDLRREISMNIKRLMDLGCYRGLRHRRSLPVRGQRSKTNARTRKGPRKPIKK
- the rpsD gene encoding 30S ribosomal protein S4, with amino-acid sequence MARYLGPTCKLSRREGTDLFLKSGVRPLESKCKAETAPGQHGQRRGRLSDYGVQLREKQKVRRTYGLLEKQFRSYYKEAARLKGATGENLLKLLESRLDNVVYRMGFGATRAESRQLVSHKAILVNGKALNIPSYKVSEGDVIAVREKSKNQLRIQNALGIAAQRPDVEWVDVNADKKEGTFKRVPDRVDLPADINENLIVELYSK
- the rpsE gene encoding 30S ribosomal protein S5, which translates into the protein MSQQIKKEESTAEGLQEKLVQVNRVAKTVKGGRIFAFTALTVVGDGNGKVGFGRGKAREVPIAIQKAMESARRNMIQVELNGDTIQYPTKGRHGASKVYMQPASQGTGVIAGGAMRSVLEIAGVQNVLAKCYGSTNPVNVVRATFEALRAMASPDAVAAKRGKSVEDILN
- the rpsK gene encoding 30S ribosomal protein S11 — encoded protein: MAKPSKTTTKKKVKKTVVDGIAHIHASFNNTIVTITDRQGNTLSWATAGGSGFRGSRKSTPFAAQVAAERAGQAAQEYGLKNLDVEVKGPGPGRESAVRALNNVGYKITNITDVTPIPHNGCRPPKKRRV
- the rplO gene encoding 50S ribosomal protein L15; translation: MRLNTLSPAPGRVTSRKRVGRGIGSGLGKTAGRGHKGLKSRSGGSVKPGFEGGQMPLQKRLPKYGFTSRIGRVSAEIRLSELNKVEADVIDLDALLKADLITASIKRAKIFLSGELKKAVTVKGLAVTKGAKAAIEAAGGKIEE
- the rplR gene encoding 50S ribosomal protein L18 → MNAKKQSRIRRATRSRSKIRELRETRLCVNRTPRHIYAQIISPESDKVLASASTLDKDLRSGATGNIEAATAVGKLIAERAKAAGVTKVAFDRSGFKFHGRVKALADAARESGLEF
- a CDS encoding DNA-directed RNA polymerase subunit alpha — its product is MQSAVNEFLTPRHIDVTELAPTRAKVVLEPLERGFGHTLGNALRRILLSSMPGCAVTEVEIAGVQHEYSAIEGVREDVIEILLNIKNLAVVMHGKDTTTLSLVKQGPGVVTGADIQLDHDVEIANPELVIANITGDVTLDMKLTIARGRGYQPVDARQSDEDETRAIGRLQLDASFSPVRRLAYTVESARVEQRTDLDKLVLDLETNGTIDPEEAIRRAATILQQQLAVFVDLEGEKEVEPEQKEDQIDPVLLRPVDDLELTVRSANCLKAENIYYIGDLIQRTEVELLKTPNLGKKSLTEIKDILASRGLSLGMRLENWPPASLKNND
- the secY gene encoding preprotein translocase subunit SecY, with the protein product MATPGNMPLGGQKGLGELWARLKFLFLAIVVYRLGTHIPVPGIDPEQVAQLFNQNQGTILGMFNMFSGGALERMSILALGIMPYISASIIMQMMSSVTPSLEALKKEGESGRRKISQYTRYLTVALATVQAFVMVAGMSGQGMAYAGMPVFSFYLIAVTSLVTGSVFMMWLGEQVTERGIGNGISMLIFAGIVAGLPSAVGQAFESARQGDLHVLMLLALLFAAVAIVWFVVRMERGQRRITIQYARRQAAGRMGQGPAQTSHLPLKINMAGVIPVIFASSILLFPASIAQWFGNASEGKAAEILQEVALMIGPGQPLNFVIFAVLIVAFCFIYTAMMYNPKEVADNLKRGGAYIPGIRPGEQSAKYIDNVLTRLTVVGSVYIAAVALLPQFLMVSANVPFYLGGTSLLIVVVVVMDFMSQVQSHLMSHQYDSVMKKANLQSYGRGR